Proteins found in one Brevibacillus brevis genomic segment:
- the cyoE gene encoding heme o synthase, translated as MQREENVATRNRPMSNILAQTVKTGIIKSNLIPMFAGLTLALYTYHFSLIDKLPEILFATIGSILIMGAAGAFNNVYDRDIDSVMERTKNRPTVTGDISTKTVLWLASLMTIFGLVALVLASPLAAIMGFLGLFFYVVPYTMWTKRRTVYNTEVGSISGAMPPLIGWAAIHPDITHPAILGLFIIMVIWQMPHFYAIAIRKHDEYKAAGVPMLPVVKGARRTYIQTNVYLVILIASSFLFWSLSVGLTFMALLLNILWLVLSVFGYRKMDSQKWSKTMFIYSLIHMTVLFSTVIIYSLMGIIFKL; from the coding sequence ATGCAGAGGGAAGAAAACGTTGCAACGCGGAATCGGCCTATGTCCAATATTTTGGCGCAAACGGTTAAGACGGGAATTATCAAATCGAATCTGATTCCGATGTTTGCCGGATTAACATTGGCTTTATATACGTATCACTTCAGTCTAATTGACAAGCTGCCAGAAATCTTATTTGCTACAATCGGCTCTATTTTAATCATGGGCGCAGCGGGTGCATTTAATAACGTATATGATCGCGATATCGATTCTGTCATGGAGCGGACGAAGAACAGACCTACGGTAACAGGCGATATATCAACGAAGACCGTTTTATGGCTAGCATCCCTGATGACGATTTTTGGCTTGGTGGCTCTCGTCTTGGCATCACCGTTGGCTGCTATCATGGGTTTTCTCGGACTGTTTTTTTATGTCGTGCCTTATACGATGTGGACCAAAAGAAGAACGGTTTATAACACGGAGGTAGGGAGTATTTCTGGCGCAATGCCCCCGCTCATCGGTTGGGCTGCCATTCACCCGGATATTACGCATCCTGCTATCCTTGGTCTCTTTATCATCATGGTCATTTGGCAAATGCCTCACTTCTATGCGATCGCGATTCGCAAGCATGATGAATACAAGGCGGCTGGGGTTCCAATGTTGCCCGTGGTCAAAGGTGCAAGACGTACCTACATTCAAACCAATGTTTATTTGGTTATTTTAATTGCTAGTAGTTTTCTATTTTGGTCATTAAGCGTTGGTCTTACGTTTATGGCGCTGCTCCTGAATATTTTATGGCTGGTTCTGAGTGTTTTTGGATACCGGAAAATGGATTCACAAAAATGGTCGAAAACGATGTTTATTTATTCGCTGATTCATATGACGGTGCTGTTCTCGACGGTGATTATTTATTCACTGATGGGCATTATCTTCAAACTGTAA
- a CDS encoding heterocycloanthracin/sonorensin family bacteriocin, protein MDDFKKELKKLKASEIKSDHVQRWDKQKMNEATLVRGRCGCGRCGCGRCGRCSCSCSCSCSCFCSCSCSCFCTCTCTCFFPCFIV, encoded by the coding sequence ATGGATGATTTCAAAAAAGAGCTAAAAAAACTAAAGGCTTCCGAAATAAAATCGGATCACGTACAGCGTTGGGATAAACAAAAAATGAATGAAGCGACGCTTGTTCGTGGCCGATGTGGATGTGGTAGATGCGGTTGTGGCCGCTGCGGGCGTTGTAGTTGTAGTTGTAGTTGCAGTTGTTCCTGCTTCTGCTCCTGTAGCTGTTCCTGCTTCTGCACATGCACCTGCACTTGCTTCTTCCCATGCTTTATCGTATAA
- a CDS encoding putative thiazole-containing bacteriocin maturation protein has translation MVRLNPSMRIKVKRDTVYLPDSDGSVYFRNNIGTFRMKGDMIDRWVDQLMPMFNGEYTLAQLTDDLPEEYQQQIYQVADTLLQNRFLQDISREKPHELSPEIMTAYAEQIEFLDQFGGSGGYLFQKYRTEKVLIIGAGSFLLSVAHALLESGCVQFHYVITNEAPTNRGRLDAIIEHARRKDAQVKLEELKPASWGIAEWSEAIEPFAAVLYTSAQVSKDEMSVIHSACRERQKVFVPAVCLMQKGIAGPLINPESAACLESAWRRLHRQTLCADPDQHPFSMTAAGILANIAVFEWFKHVTGVNEAQNENKVYVLNLETLEGSWGSFLPHPMVNKEMCLEILDRKELESRLADKTEPKEGLQSVFQSWTSSDTGIFHNWDEGELTQLPLTQCMVTAVDPVSEGPAELMSPVICPGYTHEEARREAGLLGVEMYVGRLVNHLATTDAAFRAVGNGNIGVGAGETPAEGLNRALRHCLTIMYTSEMKGRQPTGRPVRVDTIADEPCQFYVRSLTTLGEKPIIAKGYEVSGFPVYWVGTLAGWYGSIGLQERDALRSALMFALQQVQTPSNQVSKYVLTAQSVGLTGEAIELALNSVQEESERAVWIQALEVLALHHLTPLVMNAAIEPFLEEDLGGVFALQLSREVPNDI, from the coding sequence ATGGTTAGGCTGAATCCTTCAATGCGCATAAAAGTGAAGCGGGATACGGTTTATCTGCCTGATTCAGATGGGAGTGTATACTTTCGGAACAACATCGGAACATTTCGAATGAAGGGGGATATGATTGATCGATGGGTTGACCAGCTCATGCCGATGTTTAATGGGGAGTACACGCTGGCCCAATTGACTGACGATTTGCCGGAAGAATACCAGCAACAAATATACCAAGTGGCAGACACGCTTTTACAAAATCGATTTCTTCAAGACATCAGTCGAGAGAAGCCACATGAACTATCGCCTGAAATCATGACGGCCTATGCAGAACAGATTGAATTTTTGGACCAGTTTGGCGGATCGGGTGGATATCTATTTCAAAAATATCGAACGGAAAAGGTACTAATCATTGGGGCAGGTTCCTTTCTCCTTTCTGTTGCCCACGCCTTGCTAGAATCAGGCTGCGTTCAATTCCATTACGTCATCACGAACGAAGCTCCTACGAATCGCGGGCGATTAGACGCCATCATCGAGCATGCTCGCAGGAAAGACGCGCAAGTCAAGCTGGAGGAGCTGAAACCAGCGTCGTGGGGCATTGCAGAGTGGTCGGAGGCTATTGAGCCTTTCGCTGCTGTTTTGTACACCTCAGCGCAAGTAAGCAAGGATGAAATGAGCGTCATTCATTCCGCATGCAGAGAGAGGCAGAAAGTATTTGTTCCTGCCGTTTGTCTGATGCAAAAAGGAATAGCTGGACCGCTGATTAATCCCGAATCAGCCGCTTGCCTAGAATCGGCTTGGCGTCGTTTGCACCGACAGACTTTATGTGCGGATCCCGATCAACATCCATTTTCAATGACGGCAGCAGGGATACTGGCGAATATTGCAGTGTTCGAATGGTTTAAACATGTGACTGGTGTCAATGAAGCGCAGAATGAAAACAAGGTGTATGTTCTGAATTTGGAGACATTGGAAGGAAGCTGGGGATCATTCCTGCCCCATCCGATGGTGAATAAAGAGATGTGCCTGGAGATATTGGATAGAAAAGAGCTTGAATCTCGACTAGCCGATAAGACAGAACCAAAGGAAGGACTACAGTCTGTGTTTCAGTCGTGGACCTCATCGGATACAGGAATTTTTCACAACTGGGATGAGGGTGAGCTCACGCAATTACCGCTCACACAGTGTATGGTTACAGCTGTCGATCCTGTCTCAGAAGGCCCGGCGGAGCTGATGTCGCCAGTTATCTGCCCTGGTTATACCCATGAAGAGGCACGTAGAGAAGCGGGGCTTCTTGGGGTAGAAATGTATGTTGGAAGATTGGTGAACCACCTTGCAACCACAGACGCTGCTTTCCGAGCTGTAGGAAATGGCAATATCGGAGTCGGCGCAGGGGAAACGCCAGCAGAAGGACTTAATCGTGCACTTCGACATTGCTTGACGATCATGTATACATCAGAAATGAAAGGGAGACAACCAACAGGACGACCAGTACGCGTTGACACGATTGCTGATGAACCATGCCAATTTTATGTCCGGTCACTTACTACGTTGGGTGAAAAACCAATAATTGCAAAGGGGTATGAGGTGTCCGGATTTCCGGTGTATTGGGTGGGAACGCTCGCGGGTTGGTACGGGAGTATTGGCTTGCAGGAGCGAGATGCATTGCGATCAGCGCTGATGTTTGCCTTGCAACAGGTTCAGACTCCATCCAACCAAGTCTCTAAGTATGTCCTGACAGCGCAATCTGTTGGATTAACGGGTGAAGCCATCGAGCTTGCACTAAACAGCGTTCAGGAAGAATCGGAAAGAGCAGTATGGATACAAGCTCTCGAGGTGCTGGCCCTTCATCACCTTACTCCGCTAGTCATGAATGCCGCGATAGAGCCTTTCCTGGAAGAAGACCTTGGCGGTGTATTCGCCCTGCAGCTTTCGAGGGAGGTGCCCAATGACATCTGA
- a CDS encoding TOMM precursor leader peptide-binding protein, with protein MTSDILLIGDGVLAELVSERLRKDYRVWHSETMESATSRADLALLLHDTYHPALHLQAEKHFRQTNIPWLRGFVSFGEAIVGPLVRPGQTGCSQCADMRRLMAGRDRKEMWKVQHMLSEKGGIPRDPWASRSGLLQVAYHVSAEVDRIGDGRQAQFSGHIQFIDLQTLTSTRHFFLPNPLCPVCSQLPEDSEEQARIRLKPIVKQSPDSYRTKPIAELKQALSTEYLDSRTGFLNGKMRDLVSVFADVSVNLPLFSHDEGTAGRSVSYADSEITAILEGMERYCGLMPRGKRTMVRDCYANLAPNALDPTTAGTHSEEQYALPDFPFQPFDPKREMNWVWGYSFKEERPILVPELMAYYSMGFGEGVVFETSNGCALGGSLEEAIFYGILEVVERDAFLLTWYAKLPLPRLDPATVNDRELLLLIDRMQTVTNYDLYLFDATMENGIPAVWTIAKNRGVEGLHLICAAGAHPDPIRAVKSSIFETAAMLMTLTDKYEANRDKYLRMLHDSSLVKKMDDHAMLYSLPEAAERLSFLIDDSRPMVSFAERFPRRNQNRDLTDDLRELLGVFQKVDLDVIVVDQTTPEVGRHGLSCVRVLIPGMLPMTFGHHLTRVTGLKRVLEVPVKLGYAKQPLRVDELNPFPHPFP; from the coding sequence ATGACATCTGATATTCTGCTTATCGGAGACGGAGTACTGGCAGAGCTGGTTTCGGAACGTTTGAGAAAGGACTATCGTGTGTGGCACAGTGAAACCATGGAGTCGGCGACAAGTCGAGCTGATTTGGCTCTCCTGTTACACGATACGTACCATCCTGCCTTGCATTTGCAGGCAGAAAAACATTTTCGGCAAACAAATATCCCATGGCTACGCGGCTTTGTTTCATTCGGGGAGGCCATCGTAGGCCCGTTGGTTCGTCCAGGTCAAACAGGCTGCTCCCAGTGTGCAGATATGCGGCGACTGATGGCGGGACGCGATCGCAAAGAGATGTGGAAGGTACAACACATGCTGAGTGAAAAAGGTGGCATACCCCGTGACCCGTGGGCATCCCGTTCAGGATTGTTACAGGTGGCATACCATGTAAGCGCGGAAGTTGATCGTATAGGAGACGGCAGGCAAGCCCAGTTTTCAGGGCATATCCAGTTCATTGATTTGCAAACATTGACAAGCACGCGCCACTTCTTTTTGCCGAATCCGTTATGTCCGGTATGCAGTCAGTTACCTGAGGATTCCGAAGAGCAGGCGAGGATACGTTTGAAGCCTATCGTAAAACAAAGCCCGGACAGCTATCGGACCAAACCCATTGCCGAGTTGAAACAAGCACTTTCCACCGAATATTTGGATTCCCGTACTGGGTTTTTGAATGGGAAAATGCGTGATCTTGTCTCTGTGTTCGCAGATGTTAGTGTCAATCTGCCGTTATTTTCGCATGACGAGGGTACGGCAGGTAGATCTGTTTCATACGCGGATAGTGAGATAACGGCGATTCTGGAAGGAATGGAAAGATATTGCGGGCTGATGCCGCGTGGCAAGCGGACGATGGTACGCGACTGCTACGCAAACCTTGCACCGAATGCCCTTGACCCGACGACGGCGGGAACCCATTCAGAAGAGCAGTATGCCCTGCCTGATTTTCCGTTTCAGCCGTTTGATCCCAAGCGGGAAATGAACTGGGTATGGGGGTATTCTTTTAAAGAAGAGCGACCCATTCTTGTACCAGAACTCATGGCCTACTATAGTATGGGATTCGGGGAGGGAGTTGTATTTGAGACCTCCAATGGCTGTGCATTAGGTGGCAGTTTGGAGGAGGCGATCTTTTACGGCATCCTCGAAGTGGTGGAGCGAGATGCTTTTTTGTTGACCTGGTATGCCAAATTGCCATTGCCGCGACTCGATCCCGCTACGGTCAATGATCGGGAATTGCTTCTGTTGATCGATCGGATGCAGACCGTTACCAATTACGATTTGTACTTGTTCGATGCGACCATGGAAAATGGAATTCCTGCTGTATGGACGATTGCGAAAAACCGTGGAGTGGAAGGCCTGCACCTTATTTGTGCAGCAGGAGCGCATCCAGACCCTATCCGCGCGGTAAAAAGCTCCATTTTCGAAACGGCTGCCATGCTCATGACCTTGACAGACAAGTACGAAGCAAACCGAGACAAATACTTGCGTATGCTCCATGATTCGTCCTTGGTGAAAAAGATGGACGATCATGCGATGCTTTACAGCTTGCCGGAAGCAGCGGAGCGCTTATCCTTTCTTATAGATGATTCACGTCCGATGGTGTCATTCGCTGAACGCTTTCCTAGAAGAAACCAAAATCGTGATCTAACAGACGATTTGCGGGAGTTGCTCGGTGTGTTCCAAAAGGTAGATCTCGATGTCATTGTGGTGGATCAAACGACACCAGAGGTAGGGCGCCACGGCTTATCTTGCGTGCGTGTATTGATTCCTGGCATGCTTCCGATGACTTTTGGCCATCATCTCACGCGAGTAACGGGATTGAAAAGAGTATTGGAGGTCCCTGTGAAACTGGGTTACGCGAAACAACCACTGCGTGTAGACGAGTTGAATCCTTTTCCGCATCCGTTTCCATAA
- a CDS encoding SagB family peptide dehydrogenase, which produces MSLENFLYRLHFDTENARSSDSEVDWGDAPLTYKVYRGLPVIPLPEDIPFSLVDQTVSQEMSLPQLGAWLWYSYGLIQISQSLVTTTSADAESESFWPLVTNRRPVPSGGGLYPSELYVYVKLSSIPPGLYHYDVAHHRLVQLREGNFDHVLSRALGGSCPVHACFGVAFVSIYFWKNFFKYDEFSYRLQGLDAGVLLGQLQEMASQLGVTTSVHYQFLDRALNTLLGLSADQESVYAVVPLSLQTEGGRYSHSPAQWTEREEEETASELIRELPEQKHVHVMRSKRMRQYPALLQMNEAAMQASTYAFRRYSDQLESKWPRHFDERILLPRLQKPSYDLAQYCRERFSPEMDFVKRKTDLNQVARIMEMTMSALSYGNDLGNNQEAACRRLSLYVSIHQVEGMQDGAYAYEPREHALYPIVYGDLRARLQDGMTLDNVNLYQVPLCFHVAGKRDHLINELGYRGYRIQQMEAGIVVHHLLLAAFTCGMGGHPLLGFDVENCDDLYKLETEEKTCLIQIPVGHYRPRARFQTGLHG; this is translated from the coding sequence ATGAGCCTCGAAAATTTCTTGTACCGCCTTCATTTTGATACAGAAAACGCCAGGTCAAGTGATAGTGAAGTGGATTGGGGGGATGCGCCACTTACATACAAAGTGTACAGGGGGCTACCTGTCATTCCATTGCCAGAAGATATTCCTTTTTCACTTGTAGATCAAACGGTTTCACAAGAAATGTCTCTTCCTCAATTGGGCGCTTGGTTATGGTATAGCTACGGACTGATCCAAATCAGCCAATCGTTGGTAACCACGACTTCGGCAGATGCAGAATCTGAGTCGTTTTGGCCGCTTGTAACGAATCGAAGACCTGTTCCATCTGGGGGAGGGCTCTATCCGAGTGAGCTGTACGTGTATGTGAAGCTATCGAGTATTCCTCCAGGTCTATACCACTACGATGTGGCTCATCACAGACTCGTACAGTTGCGCGAAGGGAATTTTGATCACGTCCTTAGCCGAGCGCTTGGTGGCAGTTGTCCGGTACATGCATGCTTTGGAGTTGCTTTCGTATCCATCTATTTTTGGAAGAACTTTTTTAAGTATGATGAGTTTTCCTATCGATTGCAGGGCCTCGATGCTGGTGTACTGCTTGGGCAATTGCAGGAAATGGCAAGCCAGCTCGGCGTGACGACTTCGGTACACTACCAGTTCCTGGATAGAGCGTTGAATACACTGCTAGGATTGTCTGCCGATCAAGAGAGTGTCTACGCGGTAGTCCCCTTATCGCTTCAAACAGAAGGGGGAAGGTATTCGCACTCACCGGCACAATGGACAGAACGAGAAGAGGAAGAGACAGCAAGCGAGCTAATCAGAGAACTGCCTGAGCAAAAGCATGTGCACGTGATGCGATCAAAAAGAATGAGGCAATATCCTGCACTTCTGCAAATGAATGAAGCTGCCATGCAGGCATCTACCTATGCATTTAGACGATATTCGGATCAGTTGGAAAGCAAGTGGCCTCGTCATTTTGATGAGCGAATCCTTCTCCCGCGTTTGCAGAAACCAAGCTATGATCTGGCGCAATATTGCCGGGAGCGTTTTTCACCGGAAATGGACTTTGTCAAGAGGAAAACAGACCTGAATCAGGTAGCGCGTATCATGGAAATGACGATGAGTGCTCTATCGTATGGCAATGATTTGGGAAATAATCAGGAAGCAGCTTGTAGAAGGCTATCTCTCTATGTAAGCATTCATCAGGTCGAAGGGATGCAAGATGGGGCATATGCATACGAACCACGGGAGCACGCGCTTTATCCGATTGTATATGGAGATTTACGAGCACGCCTTCAAGACGGGATGACTCTGGACAACGTAAATTTGTATCAAGTGCCGCTCTGCTTTCATGTGGCGGGGAAACGTGATCATCTGATCAATGAGTTGGGTTATCGAGGGTATCGCATTCAGCAGATGGAGGCGGGAATCGTCGTGCATCACTTGCTTTTGGCAGCGTTCACGTGTGGAATGGGTGGTCATCCGCTACTCGGATTTGACGTGGAGAATTGCGATGATCTTTACAAGCTAGAGACCGAAGAGAAAACCTGCTTGATTCAAATTCCGGTCGGGCACTATCGCCCCCGCGCCAGATTTCAGACCGGGCTTCATGGATAA
- a CDS encoding cysteine desulfurase-like protein, translating into MSTTLNTALVRIQPWADHDLSLLRLLNAPAMMEHLGGPETEEQLLARHERYVNKDGQLTSKMFSIVLLPDHTPVGSIGYWDRIWQGENVYEVGWSVLPPYQGKGIASAALASLIAHINQEQRHKFIHAFPSVDNPASNAICRKLGFTLQSECTFEYPPGSFMRSNDWRLEVTSGHFPIEKVREQFPALQRTYKGKPVVYLDGPGGSQVVKSSMDAIYHYMANGGANLHGSFPTSKETEAILADAKQAVADLFHVRPLEVAFGANMTTLTFAIARALGRHWKEGDEIIVSEMDHRANVDPWLTVAADRGMIVRWLKVNKETLTLQQDELDTLLTSRTRLLAVGLASNAVGTIHDLAAISQKARAKGVVVAVDAVHAAPHFSIHRDEIGADILLCSAYKFFGPHVGIAVIRKEIFEALDVYKLVPAPSSYPDKLETGTQNHEGIAGIRPAIEFVASLGLGDNFPEKIRSGYEGIEAYENQLAEKLRKELGAMKDVTIYQAGEDVPKTPTIAFRIEGFSPQEVCERLCEEHSIFVANGDFYATTLANCLGINESGGWIRAGLAPYNTHEEMDRFIQGIKAIIRA; encoded by the coding sequence ATGTCTACAACGCTAAACACTGCGCTTGTCCGCATTCAGCCCTGGGCGGATCACGATCTTTCCTTGCTGCGTCTTTTGAATGCGCCAGCCATGATGGAGCATCTTGGAGGCCCAGAGACGGAGGAACAGCTCCTTGCTCGGCACGAACGATACGTCAATAAAGACGGACAGCTTACCAGCAAGATGTTCAGCATCGTTCTGCTTCCAGATCACACCCCTGTCGGAAGCATCGGCTATTGGGACCGCATCTGGCAAGGAGAAAACGTATACGAAGTAGGCTGGAGCGTCCTGCCCCCTTATCAAGGGAAAGGGATAGCCTCAGCGGCTTTAGCCTCACTCATCGCACACATCAACCAAGAACAGAGACACAAGTTTATTCATGCCTTCCCCTCCGTGGACAATCCTGCCTCGAATGCCATTTGCCGAAAGCTCGGTTTCACTCTGCAATCAGAATGCACCTTTGAATACCCTCCTGGAAGTTTTATGCGCTCGAATGATTGGCGATTAGAAGTTACATCAGGACATTTCCCCATTGAAAAAGTCCGAGAGCAATTCCCCGCACTTCAACGAACGTACAAAGGCAAGCCAGTTGTTTATCTGGATGGTCCAGGCGGCTCGCAAGTCGTAAAATCCTCCATGGACGCGATCTATCACTATATGGCGAACGGTGGAGCGAATTTACATGGCTCCTTTCCAACGAGCAAGGAGACAGAAGCCATTCTGGCAGATGCCAAGCAAGCCGTAGCCGATCTCTTCCACGTAAGGCCGCTAGAGGTTGCTTTTGGTGCGAATATGACCACCCTGACCTTTGCCATTGCTCGTGCATTAGGTCGGCATTGGAAAGAAGGGGATGAGATTATCGTCTCCGAGATGGATCACCGCGCCAATGTAGACCCGTGGCTGACCGTTGCCGCTGATCGCGGAATGATCGTTCGGTGGTTGAAGGTGAACAAAGAGACACTTACGTTACAACAAGATGAACTCGATACCCTCCTTACTTCCAGAACCAGACTTTTGGCAGTCGGGCTTGCTTCCAATGCTGTCGGAACGATCCATGATCTCGCTGCCATTTCCCAAAAAGCACGCGCAAAAGGAGTTGTTGTTGCTGTCGACGCCGTGCATGCGGCCCCTCACTTCTCCATCCATCGTGACGAGATTGGAGCCGATATCCTGCTCTGTTCCGCTTACAAATTTTTTGGTCCACATGTCGGAATCGCTGTCATCCGCAAAGAAATTTTTGAAGCACTCGATGTTTACAAATTGGTTCCCGCTCCTTCTTCTTATCCAGATAAACTGGAGACCGGAACACAAAATCATGAAGGGATCGCAGGAATCAGACCCGCTATCGAATTTGTTGCATCACTTGGTCTCGGTGATAACTTCCCAGAAAAAATCCGCTCAGGTTACGAGGGAATCGAAGCTTATGAAAATCAGCTGGCAGAAAAGCTCCGAAAAGAACTTGGCGCAATGAAGGATGTCACCATTTATCAAGCAGGTGAAGATGTACCGAAAACACCGACGATCGCTTTTCGGATCGAAGGGTTTTCTCCTCAAGAAGTATGTGAGCGATTGTGTGAGGAGCATAGCATATTCGTTGCGAATGGGGACTTTTATGCGACAACACTCGCCAATTGTTTGGGAATCAATGAAAGTGGCGGCTGGATACGAGCGGGGCTGGCACCGTATAATACCCACGAGGAAATGGACCGTTTCATTCAAGGTATCAAAGCCATTATACGAGCATAA
- a CDS encoding GNAT family N-acetyltransferase: MNEKSIHTQRLKLIPFTHRIATNILHENYEELLAMGLTLGEGWPDADAMESIPKIIKALERTGEPTGFESWMIITKDGRKIIGDVGFKGVPNPEGEVDIGYGIVEAERKKGYAYEAAEGLTDWALLQPDVKKITARCLLANIDSAKLLVKLGFSEIKRDEAMIYWYRQK, translated from the coding sequence ATGAATGAAAAAAGCATTCATACACAACGGCTCAAATTGATTCCATTTACACATAGAATAGCGACGAATATTTTGCATGAAAATTACGAAGAGTTATTGGCTATGGGGCTTACATTAGGCGAAGGCTGGCCTGATGCGGATGCGATGGAAAGCATACCCAAAATCATCAAGGCACTCGAACGCACAGGGGAACCAACTGGATTTGAATCGTGGATGATCATTACAAAAGATGGCAGGAAGATCATCGGTGATGTAGGATTCAAAGGAGTCCCGAATCCCGAAGGAGAAGTGGACATCGGCTATGGAATTGTTGAAGCCGAGCGAAAAAAAGGCTACGCGTACGAGGCGGCTGAAGGCTTGACGGATTGGGCGCTGTTGCAGCCAGATGTGAAAAAGATTACGGCAAGGTGCTTGCTAGCTAACATAGATTCCGCAAAATTATTAGTCAAGCTGGGCTTTTCAGAAATTAAGAGGGACGAAGCAATGATTTACTGGTATAGGCAGAAATAA
- a CDS encoding DedA family protein: protein MQNWMTQIIEQYSYFGILLMMALENIFPPIPSEVILTFGGFMTTQSSLTVFGVILSATIGSVIGAIILYGIGYYLDVKKIEKIVERWGHILRIKPADIHKANEWFDRYGYWTIFFCRMVPLIRSLISIPAGMTKMNFPLFLLFTTLGTFIWNIVLVVAGHLLGESWEDILYYFDLYSNVVYVVLAFAGIAFLIVFLRKRKVDA from the coding sequence ATGCAGAACTGGATGACCCAAATTATTGAACAATATAGTTACTTCGGTATCTTGCTCATGATGGCACTGGAAAACATATTTCCGCCCATACCTTCTGAGGTGATCTTGACGTTCGGTGGATTTATGACGACGCAATCATCCTTAACGGTTTTTGGCGTAATCTTGTCAGCTACAATCGGTTCTGTGATCGGGGCAATCATACTCTATGGAATCGGTTATTACCTGGATGTCAAGAAAATAGAGAAGATCGTAGAGAGATGGGGACATATTCTGCGCATTAAACCGGCAGATATCCATAAAGCAAATGAATGGTTCGACCGATACGGGTACTGGACGATCTTTTTTTGCCGCATGGTCCCATTGATCAGAAGCCTGATTTCCATTCCTGCTGGTATGACCAAAATGAACTTCCCTCTGTTTTTGTTGTTTACAACACTTGGTACGTTTATTTGGAACATCGTCCTTGTGGTGGCAGGTCACTTATTGGGGGAATCATGGGAAGACATTCTGTACTATTTCGATCTCTACTCCAATGTTGTTTATGTTGTTCTCGCATTCGCGGGGATAGCGTTCCTCATTGTTTTCCTCCGCAAACGAAAAGTGGATGCCTAG